The Leptodactylus fuscus isolate aLepFus1 chromosome 1, aLepFus1.hap2, whole genome shotgun sequence nucleotide sequence gctttgccaggcctttactgcaACCAACTTCAGTGGTtgtttgtttgtgggtctttctgccgaaagttttgtcttaaaggggtattcccacgaacaTAACCATTATTAAATTTGGAGATAATTAAAAGgtagacatttttgcaactataactaattaaacattttgcaaaaattttttacattttctctaattatcttgtggtcacagtctgttgtcttgattggttgccagtggatatgacaatgaatgcaggacctttctaaggtcagaaaaaccgccatgatttccttattgtggcttctgatacatgtagagtccctgcctgataactcagctacaataagaaaatcatagctgggttcctgacaagtcccagaccatagaaagtttctgcatttgtggtcgtatccatttgcaaccgatcaagataacagactgtcgccgctaagatggttagagaaaatcttaaactctgcagaatttttaaatacttataatttcaaaaatgtttaacttttatctacaaatatagatatgattatgtacatgggaatacccctttaaacaagtGAAAGGCATGATCAATCAGATTGAGATTTGACGATTGGAATATTCTGCAATGGCTGACTCACATATTTGCCCTTAAAAACtcttgtatgttttgggtcattgtccatctgtactgtgAAGCTTGCTGCATTTGGTTGAATCTGAGCACAAAGTATATCCCTGTACATGACAATTCATCCAGCTGTCACATCATCAAAAATTAGTGAACCAGTGCCATcggaagccatgcatgcccatgtcaTCACACTGCCTCCACCAGGTTTTACAGAGGATGCAGTGTGCTTTAATGATGTAACGATAGTAGTCGGGGAAAGCttggttccctgaccactatacatattgctCATAGATGTTTCCAGGatcctttccaatagatgccaggccaggggaggtgactggATAAGAAATACCTATACTAACCTTCTCTGGGCTTCTCCAGACTTTCTTCTTCCTATCATTCCGGTACAGGTTGACCTTagtttcatctgtccaaagaatGCTGTTCCAGAACTAGGTAAGAATTCCTACACCCTTCCTACAACAAGGATGTGACTACCCTCAAATTACAGCTGAGAGTCTGCACTGTAAGACTCTATATAACTATCTTGAATATGTTTTGGTAAACAGCTAAAATTCCAAACTCGTGTcaatgtccaaatatttctggacctagcTGTATTATGATTTGGAGTCCGAGGAGTATAATTCCCCAAAACGATCCTcggggatgtgtgtgtgtgtggacgaCTGATGAATATTCATTGAAGCACATCTTGTGGAGTTTGCCCACCTTTATTAATGAAGAGGTTTGAGGCTTCCAACCACGGTTGTGCATGATATGGTAGGAACAATATAGTGTGGAAGGCACTTGGTAATGTTATATATTGTGTGAGGtccatagtacaggtaactaaGATAAATCAGAGAGAAGGGTCCCACAAATTTTCCCTGATATGGGACCctaaaattcctgatggcagtaAAATTACATTAATTCTCAAATAAGTACATATTAAGGGGAAAACATAAGACAAGACAAGAaacaaaaaggaaagggaaaaataaGGAAGGTCAcagtaaattaaaggggctctatcatcacattttagtgttctgagataaagatatgcctgaatagcctataaaAAGTCTATTCATGTGCTGTTAGTCGtttttaaaaagacccccccccccatttttttttaaattacttttgaaatggttatgtaaatcactctcttcgtgcacggtgggcgttccatGCACCCCCCAGTGTCATCTTGCTTTTGCTGCAtaacccctccttcactgcctccagcattgtccttcccggcagtttctattgaaattttgcgTGCACACAGTAGTGCTtcctccggagtgctactgcgcatgctccagcgccattttcctgtaaAGAACATTGCAAGCTGGtgctggagtgtgcgcagtagcactccggaggaAGCACCACTGCGCGCACGCAAAATTTCAATAGGAACCACTGGGAAGGACAATGCTGGAGGCGGTGAAGAAAAAGGAGCAGGAGTTATGCAGCAAAAGCAAGATGATGCtggggggtgcacggaacaccCACCGTGCACAAAGACAGTGATTTACATAACTATTTCaaaggtaatttaaaaaaaaaaaaaatggggggaggGGTCCTTTTAAAAACGActaacagcacctgaatagcttttttataggctattcaggcatatctttatctcagaacactaaaatgtgatgatagagcccctttaaggcaactTCAAGCCCTGCTTTTAAAGTGCTAGTGTTTGTAGTCTATGAAACCTGAATAGCAGTATTGTGACTTCTGCACAAGCCGCATGAAGAATAATTTACTGCAGCAGACACCTTTTCCCCTCAttttttaaagagagtctatcattcGAAAAACACACGGGCATGTTGCTATTAGTTACAAATGTGTgtttcaaatgatagactccatttaaataTTCCCCTAGTAAGATTGCGCCTTTTGTCACACAACCCAAAAACTCATTTCCCACACCCTCATGCAGCCAGCACCCCAATTCCCCTTCTCTCAAACCATGTTTCCCTCTCCAACACAACCTGTAATTTATTTCCCACCATCCTTACTCATCCTGCACCCCCTCATCTCCCTCTATTtcttacacagcctgcacccccacttTTCCCTCTAATtctcacacagcttgcacccccactCCCCCTCTTTTACCTCATGCAGCCTCCACCCACGTCTCCCCATTCCCAGAAGTAGAGAGAGGTATATGTAAGGCTGTGTATAAAATAGAGAGGGATATGGGTGTGTAGGATATGTATACACACTAACACACTCACACACGCCTCCTACCTCTCAGCAGTCTCCGCTCAGCGCAGCTTATGCTGTGCAGGACGATTCACAATAACTCCGCCCATaccagtctgatcacatggtcgtgacgtcatcacaggtcctttcgcTGACTAGGAAGTAGTATCTACTTTGGCATCATGGCGATGTGGGGCGCGCTTGGCAGGTGAGAGAAGGTCATATAGTCAGTGTACACAGGGTGCAGGGACTCTGTGATAGCTATAgccatatatacagttagggaggCATCTTGTTCTGTCTATGACCTTTATTTTACCCACTACATTCTAGCATCTACTTTATGGCGTTGTGTAGTTGTCTGCATAGGTTCAGTATCCTGTAGAAGGGAAGATGAtgatagggagtctgtcagtaggaaaatctgatatcaaactaatgacagtactttgAAGGGCTCCACCTACACTTTCCACTTTTTAAAGCTATATTCAGATCACGTTAGTTTACATCCATTTAACAGATCTACAATCGGGCACAAATGGATAGCTATTTACATATGcgtcatttttaaaaaaaatcatatatgtagtatatacttttttgtccgtccaaaaaaaaaaggacagcagtggatctgtgtggtttttttttttttttttttgtaaacattgatgtctatgtaaacggATGGCCATTCATCCgttttttacatctgttaaaaaaatgtgatctacgggctcgttcacatccacgtccagtctccgttctgcaggtttctgttcctgcacaaaacaggggcaggagacggaaacctgcaggactctttctaacccattcatttgaatgggtttgaaagatgtccggccgtgagcgttggtgaacgttttatgctctccgccgcaaaaccgttttttttttaaaccagacatgcagtactctgtgtccgattttaaaaaaacggttttgcggcggagagcataaaacgctcacggccggacccaatctgacaggtttccgtcttctgcatgcagaagacggaaaccacagaacggactgccgaacgctagtgtgaacctagcgtcagtagaGCTTAATTCTACATCACAGCTCCATTTTCAAATTTTGCAAATTAGTGGTAAAAGGCTTTAAAGAGGCCGCCCAGcctaatattattattgttgtatTAAAAGGCCTGGTGGCTATGTTAGAGAACTGTCAGCAGAGATGTTCCTCATAgcctagctagactgtcaggaacacacttatgacagtgggcagacattggtGTCGACACTAACTGCACtggtatctccagccccagggcgcagaaaattcagcgtactgttggctttctggcggtatataaaaccgcatgtgcggtgaaatcaatgggagtcagtcaggtctcttttccgggagccgtttctttcgTCTCCCGGAAAAcataagcgagatgctcattgttcaggccgattcacctcacaatttagcctgaagacactcctgagtaggccaattcattgggcttaatctggagcTGAGTGCGCGActtgatgccaatgcagtgcatcggcattcagtcgtggctacccgttttttggtccggaacctgaggcggcctccgcctcagattacggaccaaaaagccctgtgtcaacttaggctaaggccacatgggcCGTATTctcagcactaaagcgctgcggaaagaaccgctgcgtgatcgcattgcagttctttccgcagcgctttgaagagaaagttcacagaggtttactctgcggactttctcttaacattatatctacgggaaagccgccggcgtttccgtagatatgattgacatgctgcaatttgcaaagctgcaacagctttgcaaatcgcagtgtccgcactgcgtttttttcagcaaagtgggcatgggattcgcatgaatcccatcccctttgcttgcactgtaaaatgctgcgatttttcacgcagcgtctctgctgcgggcaaatcgcggcatttattacgtcccgtggggccccggccttagagtaGTTTGGGGTGTTCTAGCTTTGAGCAATGGAGCTCTCCTCCATGCTCCAgattgttcatttgcatattgtgaaataaataaatatctcagcaacaaaggTACACATTTTCATGGGGAAATATGCTCCAACCTTgtgacatactccctttaaagCTGAGGGTGATCATGgagattacagatgagcgaacactattcaaaactcccgtttcgaatagcacgcacccataggaataaatggacgcagctggcacgcagggggttaagcggctggccgccggcaaagtctatgtgccggccacttccattcattcctatgagtgcgtgctattcgaaacagtgctattcgaaacggccgtttcgaatagtgttcgcttatctctaatggaGATTCCTGTCAGGATTCCCTGGGTGATTTTTGCAGGTGGCCTCATCCCAactctcctattcatttcaatgggagtgagtaGCAAATTTTTCCTCTGGCTGGAAAAAGTGTCATGATCTATCTTCATGCTGATTCCGCCTTGCAAAGCCCATTgaaagttttgtttgtttgttttttgcattctttcctctcccattcatttcaatggattttgCATTTTCTATCTGAAAATGGATCATGAAGATTTTGTATTTTCtctatagtttttgttttttgttttttgttgttttttttaaaatatgtggatccacctcaaaaatactcctgcaaaaaaactctctgTGGATTTACCCTAAGAAGGATTACAACTGCTCCACTACAACCCCTGCTTACAGAGAAGATTATGgcagtccattttcttgtggccacttacacagcttactgtgtaagcaaccaTTTTTCTTGTGCCCATGGGCATGcagagtctgctctgcccgaggcctagaagattaaaacccaggacggaagaagacacagggagagggcgttccagaagaagttagaggcgtcgctggagagttctctcacagcattgggggcgcccccagtgctaagagagaactcatttgcataccgaagaaaaccgggatttctactgaacggcggcgccaagaatagcctttcttaaggctactcctacgtgttagggacaaaaaatgtcattttaatgatagcatccctttaagaaatgacaTATTGCACAGTTCAAAGGTGGGCATGCACCTAAAACTAAAGGAGTTATTCAGCTTTTCAAAATTGATATCCCATCCATAGGATAGGACATCTATTTTGGATCAGTTAGGTCTGACCTtttggatccccacagatcagctgtttccttgTGATAGTGTGGGCTGCAATGCTCACTCGCAATACTTTGTGTTTGCTATGTCCTGTGTCCCAGAGGGGGTTCTGATTACTTTTACAAActtgaaaggggttgtctagggagCGTAAATTTAATTCACTTCTTTCAGTGACTTTTTGAAGCTGGACCTGGGAGTTCAGGACTGGTTCCAACGCTGATTCCCATGATTGGAACAAGCCCCCTATCCTTGGGTCTCTCTGCTTTCTCCcggtttcctcctcttccttttttttttctctttttcccaACTACACTTTTTGCATGAGCCGGGGTGGGGGCTTGTTCCGTTCATATGACTTAAGATCAAAATCAGCCCAGAAACTCCAGGTCTAGCTTCAAAAAAACACAGGAAGAAGTGAATTAATTAATAATCTGTAGACATCTTTTTAAATGGCGTGTTTAAGGGATAGGCCAAAGAAAAACATCCCCTTTGAGAGAAGATTGCAGTTGGAAACAAATTTGATGTTGCTCTCTGTTGTACCTTCTATGTAAATATTAATTATTCCCTTTTCTATTAAAGGTTTATTACACTGAGGGCTCCAATACCTGCCTTCTGTGCACAACATAGAACCTTTGTAAGTTTGTTCCGGGGCTTCAATCAGACAGAAGTCACTTCCTCAGGCAGTGGGATACTTTCCCGAACTTTACCTTCAAACTTGAGTTCACTGCCAGTCCGGACCAAGAAGAGGGGTATGGAATACCAACCTAAATTCTTGAAGCGTCGAAGGACTCATGGATGGGAAAAGCGCTTAAGTACAAGAGGTGGCATCGAGGTGATCCTTCGCAGGATGTTAAAAGGAAGGAAATCATTGACTGTCCACCAGTCATAGCTGGGATGTTACTTCCCACTTTAAATCCAGTCTTGTGTATTATGCTTATGTGAATATCTTTACTGTTACCGGTGCCAGTTTTGGCTTGTAAACCAAGTTGGTGACATATGGAAGCTCTGTTTGTTCCAGAGTAAACTCTTAGTTATCTAAAGACAACTTGTGGTCATCTTGTTTTCTTTTCATATCAATGGAGAGTAGTTGATAACTTTTACTATCTACTttgtgaaagaggagattctctcttTGTGTTCATTTTAATGTATGCCCTTCTTTGGATGGCTGCACCAGGTAAATCTGATGGTAGAGTTAGTTACCTCCTGGATAAATAGACATGCATCTTTTTCacgctaaggtcccatgttgtggaaatactgctttttttgttgcgtttttttgatccaaagctaagaatggctacaagaggaatgatatatatatatatatatatatatatatatatatatatatatatatatatatataatcatcccagaggcagcagccagctttggctcaaaatactgcaacaaaatctgcagcaaagaaagctgcgtttccgcaaagtgggacctcagccttaaggaTTTACAATCTTGTTTCACGTTCCCTGACTAATTATAACCTGTTACCAGCTTATTGCATATACCTATTAAGGAGTTTTCCCACCATAGACATTGCTGATATATAATGAAAGtatgtgccataaatgtctgatgggTGAAATTCAACTCTAGGACCACTACTTGGGAAAATTGAGTACCTCCTAAGTACAGAGTAAGTGGTGGTTTTCCATAAATCCGTGGAAAGAGCCACTTGCAGGTTCAGTCCACCTCTCCTTGGTTGTGAACTGTAACCACTTTCTAGTACAGTGGCAGTCAAATACCCCCAGTTGGGAGGTGGGTGGTCAGCACAAGGTTGTGCTGAAAAGCAATGTTCTCTCCTACCGGTAGGAAAGCCTGGAGTACATACATCCAGAGTATGACAATAACTAACGGCCAATATACCTGAAAAGTGTACTGGCATCTAAGGTTTTCTTTTTTGTCTACTTTTTAATAATGTAAGTGAAGTTGGCTCTATCTACCCCTGCATACATGTGCACATTTCTATGCAAGGAAGTAGAAATGTGCACATGTATGCAGGGATATGCTACCTCCTTACACAGAAATGTGCACATTTAAACATGAGTGTGCTTTGTAAGTAAGTAGCATGTTTCAATGTCAATACTAGTATAATGAAAAGattggtataatttttttttttggcctctaATGCTGCTCAGGGGTTAATAATGATATTGGGTCTTTTGTAGCTGGCAAACATCCATGTCTCTGGTTTCAGCTCTGCAGCACTGGCTCCAGTTCAATCCCAAGTAAGTGCCCTGTTATGTATTGGTAATGGATAGAGATATTCTATTGCTGATTCATTAGTTTATGGACCTTCTTTTACTGTAACAGCCGGCCGTTGTCTTTTATTATTGATCCTGCTCTGTTTCCCTGGGTGTGAGGTTCAGCTTTTAAGAAATATGCTGCAGCAGGGAAAGACCTATCATTAACCAGTTGTGTTCaggaggaaaaaaatatatataccagcaccaatgtttttttttttttttttttatcccgctcctggttttggcacacaatcactgatGGAAAATGCTGACCTGTGGCATAAAGTGCTTCTACCGTGTTTCACCAAAAGTAGGatacccccgaaagtaaggcatgcgggggatttctgttgaattgcctaatataaggcaccccccgaaaataaggcctGCCCAAAaatcgtgtgcacagcaaagccggctgctgcctctgctgttgtgtccactgtccctgcttctgtaggatgagctctcccagctcatcccagaggcagcagccggcatacagtagagacagcagccggctttgctgtgcacacggagcacagagcacggcatcTAGCcgactgctgtgtcagtgaagtggggattgcTAAGCtccgcccacgaaagctccactaagccccgcccccaagAGCCTCGCTAAGACCCGCCCATCACTTCCGGgaagaacagcagcaccagcgctgctaggaagatgggaaaggtaagtaggataccttccccccctcccctacactacctacaaccggcagttatgctgacgctccgctaaggaagtgccggcatgactgccggttgtaataagatgtaccccgaaaataagacaggtcctataggtagggcgacaatttaatataagacactgtcttatttttggagaaacacagtaGATTGCCTGGTGTAAGGATGATTG carries:
- the MRPL34 gene encoding large ribosomal subunit protein bL34m, with the protein product MAMWGALGRFITLRAPIPAFCAQHRTFVSLFRGFNQTEVTSSGSGILSRTLPSNLSSLPVRTKKRGMEYQPKFLKRRRTHGWEKRLSTRGGIEVILRRMLKGRKSLTVHQS